From one Peredibacter starrii genomic stretch:
- a CDS encoding phosphoglycerate kinase — protein sequence MQLKSIQDVDLKGKRVVVRFDFNVPLTKTEPRTITDASRIDEAIPTIRLLLEKGASKIVMISHLGRPDGQPNPKYSLEPVAEYLASKLGTDVILSESAVDNGLRNLLQLPETKLVLLENIRFLPGEEKNDMELAEKLSQYGDIYVNDAFGAAHRKHASTYGINAFFKGRAYPGLLMKKEIESLSSLLEKPAKPFVAIVGGAKVSDKIKTIEKLLVMVDTLLIGGAMAYPFLKARGNSVGNSLCSDDDVSLAKQLLAADKGGKIQLPKDHIVAEGLEGKPETCHTIAIPEGKMGLDIGPMTIQSYGDHIKTAKTIFWNGPMGLFESKAFARGTMSIAHEIAGTKAFSVVGGGDSVAAVQQSGEASKFSHVSTGGGASLEYIEKGELPGVQALRFGV from the coding sequence ATGCAACTTAAATCAATTCAGGACGTCGATTTAAAAGGGAAACGAGTTGTTGTTCGTTTCGACTTCAACGTTCCTCTGACTAAAACTGAGCCGAGAACTATTACAGATGCTAGCCGCATCGATGAAGCGATCCCAACGATCCGTTTGCTCCTTGAAAAAGGTGCTTCAAAGATCGTAATGATCAGCCACCTTGGTCGTCCAGATGGTCAACCAAACCCTAAGTACTCTCTTGAACCAGTAGCGGAATACCTTGCTTCAAAACTTGGTACTGACGTTATTCTTTCTGAATCAGCAGTTGATAATGGTCTAAGAAACCTTCTTCAACTTCCTGAGACGAAACTAGTACTTCTTGAGAACATCCGTTTCCTTCCGGGTGAAGAGAAGAACGATATGGAACTTGCCGAGAAGCTTTCTCAGTATGGTGACATCTACGTGAACGATGCTTTTGGTGCCGCTCACCGTAAACACGCTTCTACTTACGGGATCAACGCTTTCTTCAAGGGCCGCGCTTATCCCGGTCTTTTGATGAAAAAAGAAATCGAATCTCTTAGCTCTCTTCTAGAGAAGCCTGCAAAGCCATTCGTGGCAATTGTTGGTGGTGCAAAGGTTTCTGATAAGATTAAAACTATCGAAAAACTTCTGGTAATGGTGGACACACTTCTTATCGGTGGTGCGATGGCCTACCCATTCCTAAAAGCTCGCGGCAACAGTGTTGGTAACTCACTTTGCAGCGATGATGATGTATCGCTTGCTAAGCAACTTCTTGCTGCTGATAAAGGTGGTAAGATTCAACTTCCGAAAGATCATATTGTAGCTGAAGGTCTTGAAGGTAAACCTGAAACTTGTCACACAATCGCCATCCCTGAAGGGAAAATGGGTCTGGATATCGGTCCAATGACTATTCAGTCATACGGCGACCATATCAAGACTGCTAAAACAATTTTCTGGAACGGCCCGATGGGTCTGTTCGAGTCAAAAGCTTTTGCTCGCGGAACAATGTCTATCGCTCACGAAATCGCTGGAACAAAAGCGTTCTCAGTTGTTGGTGGCGGTGATTCAGTAGCAGCTGTTCAACAGTCTGGTGAAGCGTCGAAGTTCTCTCACGTTTCAACCGGCGGTGGTGCTTCTCTTGAGTACATCGAGAAAGGCGAACTACCTGGTGTTCAAGCTCTAAGATTTGGAGTGTAA
- the tpiA gene encoding triose-phosphate isomerase, producing MKKLMVGNWKMNKNGKEAQQFTEEFNSKFTDKRDAWIASQALFVKLIINSGIKAGIQNCSEHVNGAYTGEVSPRSFKEMGGHFVILGHSERRQYFGETSKGLNAKIRTALAEGLEVIYCVGETLAEREAGQTLSLIEDQLHQGLNDQSLANATNLIVAYEPVWAIGTGKTASPAQAQEVHAHIRNVLKAKFPAFGDKTRILYGGSVNPANVEELLAQKDIDGGLVGGASLKPADFLALCGDR from the coding sequence ATGAAAAAGCTCATGGTTGGTAACTGGAAGATGAATAAAAACGGAAAAGAAGCTCAACAGTTTACTGAAGAGTTCAATTCCAAGTTCACAGACAAAAGAGACGCTTGGATCGCATCTCAAGCTCTATTTGTTAAACTCATTATCAACTCTGGAATCAAAGCCGGTATCCAGAATTGTTCTGAGCATGTGAACGGTGCCTATACAGGTGAAGTTTCTCCAAGAAGCTTCAAAGAAATGGGCGGCCACTTCGTTATTCTTGGCCACTCTGAGCGTCGCCAATATTTTGGTGAAACTTCAAAAGGTCTAAACGCTAAAATCCGAACTGCCCTTGCTGAAGGTCTAGAGGTCATCTACTGCGTAGGTGAAACTCTTGCTGAACGTGAGGCAGGTCAGACTCTTTCTTTGATCGAGGATCAGCTTCACCAAGGACTGAACGATCAAAGTCTCGCTAATGCCACAAACCTAATCGTGGCCTACGAGCCGGTTTGGGCCATCGGAACGGGTAAAACCGCATCTCCGGCCCAGGCACAAGAAGTCCATGCCCATATTCGAAATGTCCTAAAGGCCAAATTTCCGGCCTTTGGTGACAAAACTCGTATCCTCTACGGCGGCAGCGTAAATCCGGCTAACGTAGAAGAATTATTGGCCCAGAAGGACATTGATGGGGGTCTAGTTGGGGGCGCGAGCCTCAAGCCAGCTGACTTTTTGGCGCTTTGCGGAGACCGTTAA
- the secG gene encoding preprotein translocase subunit SecG, with protein sequence MITFLIVLHVIICVLLVVTVLLQFGKGAEMGAVMGGGASQAVFSSSAKGNFMTKLTTILAIGFMVNSIVLTTMKSRDSKRSLFDNEAPVAAPLNSDVQALDTKGVETVPATDANGTPASTPAPAEQAAPAAPATQPANP encoded by the coding sequence ATGATTACTTTTCTAATCGTTCTACACGTTATTATTTGTGTTCTTCTTGTTGTTACAGTTCTTCTTCAGTTCGGTAAAGGAGCTGAAATGGGCGCAGTTATGGGTGGCGGTGCCTCTCAAGCTGTTTTCTCAAGCTCAGCGAAGGGTAACTTCATGACGAAGCTTACAACGATTCTAGCAATCGGCTTCATGGTGAACTCAATCGTTCTAACAACGATGAAATCAAGAGACTCTAAACGCTCTCTATTCGATAACGAAGCTCCTGTAGCAGCTCCGCTTAACTCTGACGTTCAGGCCCTAGACACTAAAGGTGTTGAAACAGTTCCTGCGACAGACGCTAACGGAACTCCAGCTTCGACTCCAGCTCCAGCTGAACAAGCGGCCCCAGCAGCTCCAGCTACTCAGCCAGCTAATCCGTAA
- a CDS encoding HD-GYP domain-containing protein has product MDTKPSFFSVRYDLIQVGQALSFDLFVNSSVVKGKEKFVRIFPQGGVLQKEDLEEFHRKYFQLYIPEEQRRIYLRSLMKSEADDVQKTTVIKEAALQYLHNIFDKDKEFSTELLAKNIEGCREVVEGMVDVLDHHNIDSLRNLIANLSFHDFYTYDHSINVSMYCISIYKTINPKASRKELMHAGLGGLLHDLGKIKIPTHILNNPGGLTDEEYQMIKQHPDFGLDLLLGGHCEVSSDIDLKIVARVVHEHHENFDGTGYPKKLKGKDEIHLLARVCTIADFFDAITTKRSYSEVLQIPDAMNTMRKFRGIKLDPTIFDIFDQHVRYVRAESAKDLRLADHFDPTIPYAKLPIEEIKKFEKEMDFGKIKVVETGKKKEAKKA; this is encoded by the coding sequence ATGGACACGAAGCCCAGTTTCTTTTCCGTAAGGTACGACCTAATACAAGTCGGCCAGGCCCTAAGTTTTGACCTTTTTGTTAACTCATCGGTCGTTAAAGGGAAGGAAAAGTTTGTACGAATTTTCCCGCAAGGTGGCGTTCTTCAAAAAGAAGATCTCGAAGAATTTCACCGCAAATACTTTCAACTCTACATTCCTGAAGAGCAGCGACGAATTTATCTTCGAAGCTTGATGAAGTCAGAAGCTGATGACGTTCAAAAAACGACTGTCATCAAAGAGGCGGCCCTTCAATACCTGCATAACATTTTTGATAAGGACAAAGAGTTCTCGACTGAACTCCTGGCAAAAAACATCGAGGGTTGCCGGGAAGTGGTAGAGGGAATGGTGGATGTCCTCGACCACCACAACATTGATTCACTCAGAAATCTTATCGCGAATCTTAGTTTCCACGACTTCTATACATACGATCACTCCATCAACGTTTCCATGTATTGCATTTCGATCTACAAGACGATTAATCCAAAAGCGTCTCGTAAAGAACTGATGCATGCGGGTCTTGGTGGTCTTCTTCACGATCTTGGGAAAATTAAAATCCCGACTCACATTTTGAACAACCCGGGCGGGTTAACGGATGAAGAGTATCAGATGATCAAGCAGCACCCGGATTTTGGTCTGGATCTACTGCTTGGTGGTCACTGTGAAGTGAGTAGTGACATCGATCTTAAAATTGTCGCTCGTGTGGTTCATGAACATCACGAGAACTTCGATGGAACTGGTTATCCAAAAAAATTAAAAGGGAAGGACGAGATCCATCTTCTTGCCCGCGTTTGTACCATCGCCGATTTCTTCGATGCGATTACGACCAAGCGTTCTTATAGTGAAGTCCTGCAAATCCCAGATGCGATGAATACGATGAGAAAATTTCGTGGGATCAAACTCGATCCAACGATCTTTGATATTTTTGATCAGCACGTTCGTTACGTAAGAGCGGAGAGTGCAAAAGATCTACGACTTGCCGATCACTTTGATCCGACTATTCCGTATGCGAAGTTACCGATCGAAGAAATCAAAAAGTTCGAGAAGGAAATGGACTTCGGTAAAATTAAGGTCGTGGAGACTGGAAAAAAGAAAGAAGCTAAAAAAGCTTAG
- a CDS encoding single-stranded DNA-binding protein, whose amino-acid sequence MSVNKVILLGRLGQDPELKYTPGGAAVCNFSLATTEAWTDKSGQKQEKTEWHRVVVWGKLAELCNQYLAKGRQAFLEGRLQTRSWDDKDGNKRYTTEILASTVQFIGGASAGANNNAGVDSSYAQAPAPAQEYQIASDASFAADDIPF is encoded by the coding sequence ATGAGCGTAAACAAAGTTATTTTATTAGGTCGTCTTGGACAAGATCCAGAGCTTAAGTACACTCCAGGCGGCGCAGCTGTTTGTAACTTCTCTCTAGCTACAACTGAAGCTTGGACTGATAAATCAGGCCAGAAACAAGAAAAAACTGAATGGCACAGAGTTGTTGTTTGGGGAAAACTTGCTGAGCTTTGTAACCAATATCTAGCAAAAGGTCGTCAGGCTTTCCTAGAAGGCCGTCTTCAAACTCGTTCATGGGACGATAAAGATGGTAACAAACGTTATACAACTGAAATTCTAGCTTCAACTGTTCAGTTCATCGGTGGTGCATCTGCTGGTGCTAACAACAATGCTGGTGTTGATTCTTCTTATGCTCAAGCTCCAGCTCCTGCACAAGAATATCAAATCGCATCTGACGCTTCATTCGCTGCTGACGATATCCCGTTCTAG